The proteins below are encoded in one region of Mangifera indica cultivar Alphonso chromosome 7, CATAS_Mindica_2.1, whole genome shotgun sequence:
- the LOC123219897 gene encoding putative disease resistance protein RGA3: protein MRCMRDLWSRCFIEDFEDIYHMGYAFKMHDLMHDLAISVAKSECGEIKSNSQIVDRSVRHFSFIDLHSQDQKPLEVLVNRSKTLRSVIVMEQCEHIGVSIINTCLPKFKHLHLLCLKCIDFEVLPSSIGTLIHLRYLDLRFNILLKKLPESICQLQKLETFLLGGCSKLEKLPQKIQKIISLRHVEITTNERNLRENGIQCLCSLRYLFFYICENLVTLPEGMKGLTSLRTLYIGDCPLTSLPYGIKDLKRLQKLYIVSCRQLNLKMEFRGEDEDERRLGVRTFVIAHLPSLVDLPQLILQGSVNTLQCLRIESCPKLVKLPEWLQNLTSLQTIEIINCPSLSCLPEGMQRLTALRQLMIEGCPALSESCRRDDSR from the coding sequence ATGAGATGTATGAGAGATTTATGGTCAAGATGCTTCATAGAGGATTTtgaagatatatatcatatggGTTATGCATTTAAAATGCATGATCTTATGCACGATCTTGCAATATCAGTAGCAAAAAGTGAGTGTGGTGAGATAAAATCCAACAGCCAAATAGTTGATAGGAGTGTGcgtcatttttcatttattgacTTACATTCCCAAGATCAAAAACCTCTAGAAGTCCTAGTTAACAGATCAAAAACACTTCGATCTGTTATTGTTATGGAACAATGCGAGCATATTGGTGTATCAATTATCAATACATGTCTACCCAAATTCAAGCACCTCCATCTGTTATGCTTAAAATGTATAGATTTTGAAGTCTTGCCAAGCTCTATTGGTACATTGATACATTTAAGATATCTTGATTTGAGATTTAATATATTGTTGAAGAAACTCCCTGAATCTATTTGTCAGCTTCAGAAATTGGAAACGTTTTTATTAGGAGGTTGTTCAAAGCTTGAGAAGTTGcctcaaaaaatacaaaaaataatctCCCTTAGACACGTGGAAATAACCACAAATGAGCGAAATCTACGAGAAAATGGAATACAGTGTTTGTGTTCTCTGCGATATTTGTTTTTCTATATCTGCGAGAATCTGGTAACATTGCCTGAAGGAATGAAAGGACTCACAAGCCTCCGAACATTGTATATTGGAGATTGTCCTCTGACCTCGTTGCCATATGGTATCAAGGACCTAAAGAGATTACAGAAGCTATATATTGTGAGCTGCAGACAACTTAATTTGAAGATGGAATTTCgaggagaagatgaagatgaacgTCGGTTGGGAGTTCGAACATTTGTGATCGCACACTTGCCGTCATTAGTGGATTTGCCTCAGCTTATTCTTCAAGGATCGGTAAACACTTTACAATGCTTGAGGATTGAAAGCTGTCCCAAATTAGTAAAACTACCGGAGTGGCTGCAAAATCTCACATCACTTCAAACTATTGAGATTATTAATTGTCCGAGTCTGTCATGTCTTCCAGAAGGGATGCAACGCCTTACTGCCCTCAGACAACTAATGATTGAAGGTTGTCCTGCTCTGAGTGAAAGCTGCAGACGTGATGACTCAAGATGA